Proteins encoded in a region of the Coprobacter tertius genome:
- a CDS encoding GIY-YIG nuclease family protein produces MSKQNDIGIVYVLTNSAMPGLVKIGMTTRDSIDTRMKELYSTGVPVPFDCPYACEVKVSDCAKIEKALHTAFGPNRINANREFFSIKPEQATAILELFDRKDITSEVSAEIENDLTIDDKVASEKIKYTRRPPMNYREMGIELNSLLTFVKDPTIQVIVVGDRKVSLDGEESSLTAITKRLLGITRPIQPTPYWEYEGKNLRDIYDETYTIED; encoded by the coding sequence ATGAGTAAACAAAATGACATAGGTATTGTATACGTACTAACTAATTCGGCCATGCCTGGATTGGTTAAAATTGGGATGACAACACGTGATAGCATTGATACCAGAATGAAAGAGCTTTACAGCACTGGTGTACCTGTTCCTTTTGATTGCCCATATGCATGTGAGGTCAAGGTTTCCGATTGCGCCAAAATTGAAAAGGCCCTGCATACTGCTTTTGGACCGAATAGAATTAATGCGAATCGAGAGTTTTTCAGTATTAAACCCGAGCAAGCGACAGCAATTCTTGAACTTTTCGACCGTAAAGACATTACGAGTGAGGTCAGTGCTGAAATCGAAAATGATTTAACTATCGACGACAAGGTCGCAAGCGAAAAGATTAAATATACTCGTCGTCCCCCTATGAATTACAGAGAGATGGGAATAGAATTAAACTCGCTTCTAACGTTCGTTAAAGATCCGACTATCCAAGTGATTGTAGTCGGAGATAGGAAAGTGTCGCTAGATGGAGAAGAGTCATCATTAACGGCTATAACAAAAAGGTTGCTCGGAATAACACGTCCCATTCAACCTACACCTTATTGGGAGTATGAAGGGAAAAATCTTCGCGATATCTATGATGAAACTTATACGATAGAAGATTAA
- a CDS encoding YciI family protein, which yields MTIAVLTYKKELSEVEKSLQEHRIYLDKYYSSGKFIASGAQTPRIGGIILMNITKEEAQLLIKEDPFFRNDVAEYELIEFSPTKYQVGFEQFIKR from the coding sequence ATGACAATTGCCGTTTTAACGTATAAAAAAGAACTATCAGAGGTTGAAAAATCCCTGCAAGAACACCGAATCTATCTGGACAAGTATTATTCTTCGGGAAAGTTCATTGCTTCGGGAGCACAAACCCCTCGTATAGGAGGTATCATATTAATGAATATAACTAAAGAGGAAGCCCAACTTTTAATAAAAGAAGATCCATTTTTTAGAAATGACGTTGCTGAGTATGAACTAATAGAGTTCTCGCCAACTAAATATCAAGTTGGTTTTGAGCAATTTATAAAAAGGTGA
- a CDS encoding indolepyruvate oxidoreductase subunit beta has protein sequence MKTDIILSGVGGQGILSIAAIIGEAALANGLNMKQAEVHGMSQRGGDVQSNLRISSGPISSDLIPYGKADLIISLEPMEALRYLPYLNKNGWIVTNSTPFINIPEYPETETIMNELKKIHNTIILDVDGIAKEVGSPRTANTVILGAASPFIGIPYEQLEAGIRNIFGKKGEQIVEMNIKALAAGRKVADRFEQ, from the coding sequence ATGAAAACAGATATTATACTTTCGGGTGTCGGCGGTCAGGGAATTCTTTCCATAGCCGCGATTATAGGAGAGGCCGCTTTAGCCAACGGACTGAATATGAAGCAGGCTGAAGTGCATGGAATGAGCCAAAGAGGTGGTGACGTACAATCCAACTTACGCATTTCAAGCGGCCCGATATCGTCAGATCTGATTCCGTACGGAAAAGCGGACCTAATTATTTCGTTAGAACCGATGGAGGCTTTACGATATTTGCCCTATCTGAACAAAAATGGCTGGATCGTAACAAATTCTACTCCTTTTATAAATATTCCCGAATATCCCGAAACAGAGACAATAATGAACGAACTTAAAAAAATACATAACACCATTATTCTCGATGTAGACGGTATCGCAAAAGAAGTAGGTTCTCCCCGTACAGCTAATACGGTTATTCTGGGTGCGGCTTCTCCATTCATCGGTATTCCCTACGAACAACTTGAAGCCGGGATACGCAATATTTTCGGAAAAAAAGGAGAACAAATAGTAGAAATGAATATAAAAGCTTTAGCTGCAGGCAGAAAAGTTGCAGACCGTTTTGAACAATAA
- a CDS encoding GNAT family N-acetyltransferase, protein MYHRFCIGKLIVHTDYQNKGIGKALMIEIEKKFSSCSKYLLFTGEITPNTYIFIQS, encoded by the coding sequence ATCTATCATCGTTTCTGCATCGGAAAATTAATTGTACATACCGATTATCAGAACAAAGGTATAGGAAAAGCTTTGATGATTGAAATAGAGAAAAAATTTAGTAGTTGTTCAAAATATCTGCTATTTACAGGAGAAATAACTCCTAATACCTATATCTTTATACAAAGTTAG
- a CDS encoding MFS transporter, whose translation MKHPKLNLAQIWNMSFGFLGIQFGFALQNANASRILQTYGADVEHLSWFWLAAPITGMIIQPIIGYYSDRTWCRLGRRKPYFLAGAILTSIALIFMPNSGSLSTLIPPMFIGAGMLMIMDASINVAMEPFRALVADLLPSEQRTLGFSIQTFLIGVGAVVASWFPYILAEWFGISKTAAPGEIPDNVIFSFYVGAAVLLSTVLWTIFHTKEYPPEIQRQFTDDRKESVPTEKGNFGDILRDIVHMPRTMAQLGIVQFFSWFALFSMWVYTTPAVAERFYGTTDASSEAYQIAGNWVGVLFGIYNAVAMVFALFLPVIAKWTNRKTTHALSLFCGGLGLISFHIFNDPYLLIISMVGIGIAWASILAMPYAILAGAIPATKMGVYMGIFNFFITIPQIVNGVFNGFIVEYIYHKDAIYALSTAGIFLMLAAISVIFVKDKH comes from the coding sequence ATGAAACATCCTAAATTAAATCTGGCACAGATATGGAACATGAGTTTCGGCTTTCTGGGAATACAATTCGGCTTTGCGCTGCAAAATGCAAATGCAAGCCGTATACTACAGACTTATGGCGCCGATGTAGAACATTTATCCTGGTTCTGGCTCGCCGCCCCTATTACGGGAATGATCATTCAACCGATCATTGGTTATTACTCGGACCGTACATGGTGCCGTCTCGGACGGCGTAAGCCCTATTTTCTGGCTGGTGCGATTCTTACTTCGATCGCACTTATATTTATGCCAAATTCGGGATCGCTATCCACATTGATTCCGCCGATGTTTATCGGAGCTGGAATGTTGATGATCATGGATGCGTCGATAAATGTAGCGATGGAACCATTCAGAGCTTTAGTTGCCGATTTATTACCGTCTGAACAACGAACATTGGGATTTTCTATACAAACCTTCCTTATCGGAGTAGGCGCAGTCGTTGCCTCCTGGTTTCCATATATTCTCGCAGAATGGTTCGGTATATCCAAAACAGCTGCCCCTGGAGAAATACCCGATAATGTTATTTTTTCATTTTATGTAGGAGCTGCAGTATTGTTAAGCACTGTTTTATGGACAATATTTCATACAAAAGAATATCCCCCCGAGATACAGAGACAATTTACCGATGATAGAAAAGAAAGCGTCCCGACTGAAAAAGGGAATTTCGGTGATATCCTGAGAGATATCGTACATATGCCACGCACCATGGCTCAGTTGGGAATCGTACAATTTTTTTCATGGTTTGCCCTGTTTTCGATGTGGGTATATACAACTCCAGCTGTAGCCGAGCGATTTTACGGAACAACCGATGCTTCGTCTGAAGCCTATCAAATTGCAGGAAACTGGGTAGGTGTACTGTTTGGAATTTATAATGCCGTAGCAATGGTTTTTGCGCTTTTCCTTCCGGTTATCGCCAAATGGACTAATCGTAAAACCACTCATGCTTTATCCCTTTTTTGTGGTGGGTTGGGACTTATATCCTTCCATATATTCAATGACCCTTATTTGCTAATCATTTCTATGGTCGGAATCGGAATCGCCTGGGCAAGTATTTTGGCTATGCCCTACGCAATATTAGCCGGGGCCATACCTGCGACCAAAATGGGTGTTTATATGGGGATTTTCAATTTTTTTATAACGATACCTCAGATTGTAAATGGTGTTTTTAACGGATTTATCGTAGAATACATATATCACAAAGATGCGATATACGCATTGTCCACAGCCGGAATATTTCTTATGTTGGCCGCAATTTCAGTTATATTTGTTAAAGACAAACATTAA
- a CDS encoding HXXEE domain-containing protein, protein MSDLLYIVWLFPIIFMFHEFEEIIFFESWIKTNKDYLPERYPKIAKCFLSHFESLSVPAFTVAVAEEFLLLSTITVLSVIFNWYQLWFVIFMGYFVHLLAHIVQCCVLRRYIPGIYTAVLSLIYCIYSLCFILDNNLFSTKQIVIWTIIGCIIVITNLAFAHKLAQLFDKQRKRKFLTISKSEISEKIN, encoded by the coding sequence ATGTCTGATCTTTTGTATATAGTTTGGCTATTTCCTATCATTTTTATGTTCCACGAATTTGAAGAAATAATATTTTTTGAATCATGGATAAAGACAAATAAGGATTATTTGCCAGAACGATATCCCAAAATAGCTAAATGCTTTTTGTCTCATTTTGAAAGTTTATCTGTTCCTGCATTCACAGTCGCTGTAGCCGAGGAGTTTTTATTGCTTAGTACTATAACTGTTTTGTCGGTTATATTCAATTGGTATCAGCTATGGTTTGTTATATTTATGGGGTATTTTGTTCATTTGTTAGCTCACATAGTGCAATGTTGCGTACTTCGCAGATATATTCCAGGTATTTATACAGCAGTGCTTTCCTTAATCTATTGTATATATTCTCTCTGTTTCATTCTTGATAATAATTTGTTTTCTACAAAACAGATTGTTATATGGACTATTATTGGATGTATAATTGTAATTACTAATTTAGCTTTTGCACATAAGTTAGCTCAATTATTTGATAAACAAAGAAAAAGAAAATTTCTAACAATATCGAAATCCGAGATATCCGAGAAAATAAATTAG
- a CDS encoding FprA family A-type flavoprotein: MPNITEIKPNVFYVGINDRTKHCFEGLWPLPLGVSYNSYIVKGEKIALIDTVDACYTEQYLTEIKSIIGNLPIDYLIVNHMEPDHSASIRSIKQHYPDINIVGNNKTIGMIEGFYGLCDGFKEIKEGDTLSLGNNKTMRFYMTPMVHWPETMMSYLIEEKTLFTGDAFGCFGTLDGGIIDSEMNTDRYWDEMYRYYSNIVGKYGASVQAALKKLKDVDIQMICSTHGPVWTREIQKVVSIYDKLSRYEGENGVVIAYGSMYGNTEQMAEQIARRLASNGVRNIIMHNMTKSDVSYVLRDIFKYKGLIIGSPTYSNELFPNVESLISKIENRGIKNRIFGFFGSFTWAGAAVKRLTEFATRMNWEVTGNPVEMKQGISQPKITECCSMADAIAAKLKE, translated from the coding sequence ATGCCCAATATCACTGAAATAAAGCCTAACGTATTCTACGTAGGAATAAACGACCGTACCAAACACTGCTTCGAAGGTTTATGGCCGCTTCCTCTGGGGGTTTCTTATAATTCCTACATTGTAAAAGGTGAAAAAATTGCGTTGATAGATACGGTAGACGCCTGTTATACAGAGCAATATTTAACAGAAATAAAATCTATTATCGGCAATTTACCTATCGACTATTTAATCGTAAACCATATGGAACCCGATCATTCGGCTTCTATTCGTTCGATAAAACAACATTATCCCGACATAAATATTGTTGGTAATAATAAAACGATTGGAATGATTGAAGGTTTTTACGGCCTTTGTGACGGATTCAAAGAAATAAAAGAAGGCGATACCTTGTCATTAGGAAATAATAAAACGATGCGTTTCTATATGACTCCGATGGTGCATTGGCCCGAAACAATGATGTCGTATCTCATAGAAGAAAAAACATTGTTTACCGGAGATGCATTTGGTTGTTTCGGAACTCTTGACGGAGGTATTATCGATTCTGAAATGAATACTGACCGATATTGGGACGAAATGTATCGTTATTATTCCAATATCGTCGGTAAATACGGGGCATCGGTACAAGCAGCTTTGAAAAAACTCAAAGATGTAGACATACAGATGATTTGCAGTACCCATGGACCCGTTTGGACCCGTGAAATTCAGAAAGTGGTAAGCATTTACGACAAATTAAGCCGATACGAAGGGGAAAACGGTGTTGTAATTGCTTATGGAAGTATGTATGGAAATACTGAACAGATGGCTGAGCAAATTGCTCGTCGACTGGCTTCAAACGGTGTTAGAAATATTATTATGCACAACATGACGAAATCGGACGTTTCTTATGTTCTACGAGATATTTTCAAATACAAAGGGCTCATCATCGGAAGCCCCACATACTCTAACGAGCTTTTCCCAAATGTAGAATCACTAATATCGAAAATAGAAAATAGAGGTATAAAGAACCGTATATTCGGATTCTTCGGCTCCTTTACATGGGCAGGAGCAGCCGTAAAAAGATTGACGGAATTCGCAACCCGTATGAATTGGGAAGTTACCGGAAATCCTGTTGAAATGAAACAAGGCATTTCTCAACCTAAAATTACCGAATGTTGCTCGATGGCAGATGCTATCGCTGCAAAATTAAAAGAATAA
- a CDS encoding restriction endonuclease subunit S — translation MYKYNQYTDSGLEWLGEIPAHWKMIPLSLCFSENKEINSSLSDITSLQFKQGEIIQKPETKFDSELAKVLEKYTIIKPNDIIVNGLNLNYDFLTQRIAIAKQNGIITSAYISLRPQKKINPFYYCYYLKSMDFQKVLNGMGVGIRLTLSYNELKRIYIPLPPITEQDRIAKFLDFKCQQIDTTIAKIESIIDCLKEQRLMTIQTAITKGINSEAKYTDSGVDWIDRIPSHWKVKKLKYALKQINIKRSSINNNLPYIGMENVESWTGKFIGSDSEVEGLSNYFHAGNVLFGKLRPYLAKVYRANTDGLCSTEFIVYDVLDNNSMYIQNLLLSPSFINIVNASTYGSKMPRANSNFIGNLKIAIPPPIEQKQIANYLNNINKKIEAAIHLKQDEITHLKEYKHSLINSIVTGKIKITKDDE, via the coding sequence ATGTATAAATATAACCAATATACAGATAGTGGACTAGAATGGCTCGGTGAAATACCCGCTCATTGGAAGATGATACCTTTATCATTATGTTTTTCTGAAAATAAGGAGATTAACTCTTCGCTTTCAGATATTACATCTTTACAGTTTAAACAGGGAGAGATAATTCAAAAACCAGAAACAAAATTCGATAGTGAATTGGCTAAAGTTCTTGAAAAATACACAATTATAAAACCCAACGACATCATAGTTAATGGATTAAATCTGAATTACGATTTTCTTACTCAACGAATAGCTATTGCCAAGCAGAATGGAATTATTACATCTGCTTATATATCTCTACGTCCTCAAAAAAAGATCAACCCATTCTACTATTGTTATTATTTAAAATCCATGGATTTCCAAAAGGTGTTGAATGGGATGGGAGTGGGCATAAGACTTACACTCTCATATAATGAATTAAAGCGTATCTATATTCCATTGCCCCCGATTACAGAACAGGATAGAATAGCTAAATTCCTAGATTTTAAATGCCAACAAATAGATACAACCATTGCAAAAATAGAGAGTATTATTGACTGTCTGAAAGAACAGCGTTTAATGACTATCCAGACTGCAATAACTAAGGGAATTAATTCTGAAGCAAAATATACGGATAGTGGCGTCGACTGGATAGATAGAATTCCGAGCCATTGGAAAGTAAAAAAACTGAAGTATGCTTTAAAACAAATAAATATTAAACGGTCTAGTATAAATAATAATCTGCCATACATAGGGATGGAGAATGTAGAATCATGGACAGGCAAATTTATTGGATCTGATTCCGAGGTCGAAGGGCTATCAAATTATTTTCATGCTGGCAATGTGTTATTTGGAAAACTCAGGCCATATTTAGCAAAGGTTTATAGAGCCAATACAGATGGGCTATGCTCAACCGAGTTCATTGTATACGACGTTCTTGATAATAATAGTATGTATATACAAAATCTATTGTTATCGCCTAGTTTCATTAATATTGTTAACGCATCTACTTATGGTTCTAAAATGCCCAGAGCAAATAGTAATTTTATCGGCAATTTAAAAATTGCTATCCCGCCACCAATAGAACAAAAGCAAATAGCTAACTATTTAAATAACATAAACAAAAAAATAGAGGCTGCAATACATCTAAAACAAGATGAAATTACTCATCTTAAAGAATACAAACATTCTCTTATAAATTCTATTGTCACTGGGAAAATAAAAATAACGAAGGACGATGAGTAA
- the mltG gene encoding endolytic transglycosylase MltG produces MVKKRRKKSGKSTVIKILYIVAAIICILLVSAGIIYKRYMIDSFTKDTFWIYVDKNSKLEDILSDLGSKINKSDIIKFARIARINHYKPSDEPGAYRIEPGMGVFKTYRKLSNGNQTPIRFTFNNIRTTENLSERIGKTFMMQPEEIKNLLDNPEICKSYGFSTQTIPAMFIPDTYEVYWTIKPEKLLDRMYDEYMKFWNEDRKLKAAKIHLTPIEVSTLASIVEEETKNTAEMPIVAGVYINRLKAGMLLQADPTVKFALQDFSLRRILHQHLDTDSPYNTYKHSGLPPGPIRIPSKAAINSVLNYQPHNYVYMCAKDDLSGRHNFAETYAEHQQNAIRYQKALNERRIMK; encoded by the coding sequence ATGGTAAAAAAACGTAGAAAAAAATCGGGAAAAAGTACTGTAATCAAAATTCTATATATCGTTGCAGCAATCATTTGTATTTTACTCGTATCAGCCGGAATTATTTATAAAAGATACATGATCGATAGTTTTACAAAAGATACATTTTGGATTTATGTCGACAAAAACAGTAAGTTGGAAGATATTCTGTCAGATTTAGGAAGCAAAATAAATAAATCGGACATTATAAAATTTGCCCGCATAGCACGTATAAATCATTATAAACCATCGGATGAGCCAGGTGCATACCGTATAGAGCCGGGTATGGGCGTATTTAAGACTTACCGTAAATTATCGAACGGAAACCAAACACCGATACGATTTACCTTTAACAACATTCGTACGACCGAAAATCTTTCCGAGCGTATAGGAAAAACCTTTATGATGCAACCGGAAGAGATAAAGAATTTACTAGATAATCCGGAAATATGTAAATCTTACGGCTTTTCTACACAAACGATACCGGCGATGTTTATCCCCGATACTTACGAAGTTTACTGGACGATAAAACCTGAAAAATTACTCGACCGGATGTATGACGAATACATGAAATTCTGGAACGAAGACCGGAAACTTAAAGCGGCTAAAATACATCTTACCCCTATTGAAGTGAGTACATTGGCTTCTATTGTCGAAGAAGAGACCAAAAACACAGCGGAAATGCCTATCGTAGCCGGAGTATACATAAACCGACTTAAAGCCGGTATGTTGCTTCAAGCTGACCCTACTGTAAAATTCGCATTACAGGATTTTTCATTAAGGAGAATTCTGCATCAACATCTGGACACCGATTCTCCATATAATACATATAAACACTCAGGGCTCCCTCCAGGCCCTATTCGTATCCCTTCAAAAGCAGCGATCAACTCTGTATTAAACTATCAACCTCATAATTACGTGTATATGTGTGCTAAAGACGATCTTTCGGGTCGCCATAATTTTGCCGAAACCTACGCTGAACATCAACAAAATGCCATACGCTATCAAAAAGCGTTAAATGAGCGGAGGATTATGAAATAA
- a CDS encoding indolepyruvate ferredoxin oxidoreductase subunit alpha, producing MNKHLLLGDEAIAQAALDAGISGVYAYPGTPSTEITEYIQAATQKTGENIHSRWSANEKTAMEAALGMSYIGKRALVCMKHVGMNVAADAFVNAGMTGVNGGLIIVAADDPSMHSSQNEQDSRFYGDFAFVPILEPSNQQEAYDMVISGFELSEQFKIPVILRITTRLAHSRSGVDIREKRYQNKISFPDDPKQFILLPANSRKRFKILLQDQKKFVQAAEKSEFNHYIDGNNKKLGIIACGIAYNYLTENFPDGCEYPIIKISQYPLPVDMIARLVKECNEILILEEGYAFVEEKLKGLLGLGITVKGRLDGTLDRDGELNPDKVATALGLKNGPTYPIPDIVMMRPPALCQGCGHRDMYEALNNVARTYENARIFSDIGCYTLGALPPFRAIHSCVDMGASVTMAKGAADGGLFPAIAVIGDSTFTHSGITGLLDCVNENANVTIIISDNETTAMTGGQDSAGTGKLEAICAGVGVSPEHIRIVEPLKKNMQQMETVIREEIEYKGVSVIIPRRECIQTLSRKKRQKA from the coding sequence ATGAATAAACATTTGTTATTAGGTGACGAAGCCATTGCTCAAGCGGCTTTGGATGCTGGTATATCCGGTGTATATGCGTATCCGGGAACACCGTCGACCGAAATTACGGAATATATACAGGCTGCCACCCAAAAAACAGGAGAAAATATACACAGCCGATGGTCTGCTAACGAAAAAACTGCAATGGAAGCAGCCTTAGGGATGTCATATATCGGGAAAAGAGCTTTAGTATGTATGAAGCATGTCGGTATGAACGTTGCCGCTGACGCTTTTGTAAATGCCGGTATGACCGGTGTAAACGGAGGGCTTATTATTGTAGCAGCCGACGACCCGTCGATGCATTCATCTCAAAATGAACAGGATTCTCGTTTTTATGGTGATTTTGCATTTGTTCCTATTTTAGAGCCATCTAACCAACAAGAAGCCTATGATATGGTCATTTCGGGTTTCGAATTATCAGAACAGTTTAAAATTCCGGTGATCCTTCGCATTACCACCAGACTTGCCCATTCCCGCTCGGGCGTCGATATCAGAGAAAAACGTTACCAAAATAAAATCTCATTTCCCGATGATCCGAAACAGTTCATCCTTTTACCAGCCAACTCCCGAAAAAGATTCAAAATATTATTACAAGATCAGAAAAAATTCGTACAGGCTGCCGAAAAATCGGAGTTTAACCATTATATCGATGGAAATAATAAAAAATTAGGAATCATTGCCTGCGGTATCGCATACAATTATCTGACAGAAAATTTCCCAGACGGATGCGAATACCCAATAATAAAAATATCTCAATATCCACTTCCGGTAGATATGATCGCCCGGCTTGTAAAAGAATGCAACGAAATATTGATATTAGAAGAAGGCTATGCATTCGTAGAAGAAAAATTAAAAGGATTATTAGGTTTGGGAATTACGGTAAAAGGACGTCTGGATGGTACTCTTGACCGAGATGGAGAACTGAATCCCGATAAAGTAGCAACCGCTTTGGGTTTAAAAAACGGCCCCACCTACCCGATTCCCGATATTGTAATGATGAGACCACCAGCCCTGTGTCAGGGATGCGGACACCGGGATATGTATGAAGCCCTGAATAATGTAGCACGGACTTATGAAAATGCACGTATTTTTAGCGATATCGGTTGTTATACTTTAGGAGCTCTACCACCCTTCCGAGCAATCCATTCATGTGTAGATATGGGGGCATCGGTAACCATGGCCAAAGGGGCTGCCGACGGAGGACTTTTCCCAGCAATTGCTGTAATTGGAGATTCGACCTTTACTCATTCAGGCATTACAGGTTTACTCGACTGTGTAAATGAAAACGCAAATGTAACGATTATTATTTCGGATAACGAAACGACAGCGATGACCGGTGGACAGGATTCGGCGGGAACCGGAAAACTGGAAGCGATATGTGCCGGCGTAGGAGTATCTCCCGAACACATAAGAATCGTTGAACCCTTGAAAAAAAATATGCAGCAAATGGAAACTGTAATACGGGAAGAAATTGAATATAAAGGTGTTTCGGTAATTATTCCCCGAAGAGAATGTATACAAACCTTATCGAGAAAAAAACGTCAAAAAGCATGA
- a CDS encoding helix-turn-helix transcriptional regulator → METLTHAEWQVAYEYGKGLCDKEVADNLNKSVWTTKTQKRAIYRKLGISKDTELVLYLICMKLKRNFDLKEIRKHGIEVLFSVLFFINQCMSIDGDMYRTRTRSITRTSVRCRTSGRRSNDYEY, encoded by the coding sequence ATGGAAACATTAACTCATGCAGAATGGCAGGTTGCCTATGAATATGGCAAAGGATTATGTGACAAAGAAGTCGCCGACAATCTTAACAAGTCGGTTTGGACGACTAAGACGCAGAAACGGGCTATTTATCGGAAACTTGGAATATCCAAAGATACAGAACTTGTATTGTATCTGATCTGCATGAAATTGAAAAGGAATTTCGATTTAAAGGAGATTCGTAAACATGGAATAGAAGTATTATTCAGTGTATTATTCTTTATCAACCAATGTATGAGTATTGATGGTGATATGTATAGAACACGTACACGAAGCATAACGAGAACAAGCGTAAGATGTAGAACGAGCGGAAGAAGGAGTAACGATTATGAATATTAA